The Vigna radiata var. radiata cultivar VC1973A chromosome 6, Vradiata_ver6, whole genome shotgun sequence DNA segment NNNNNNNNNNNNNNNNNNNNNNNNNNNNNNNNNNNNNNNNNNNNNNNNNNNNNNNNNNNNNNNNNNNNNNNNNNNNNNNNNNNNNNNNNNNNNNNNNNNNNNNNNNNNNNNNNNNNNNNNNNNNNNNNNNNNNNNNNNNNNNNNNNNNNNNNNNNNNNNNNNNNNNNNNNNNNNNNNNNNNNNNNNNNNNNNNNNNNNNNNNNNNNNNNNNNNNNNNNNNNNNNNNNNNNNNNNNNNNNNNNNNNNNNNNNNNNNNNNNNNNNNNNNNNNNNNNNNNNNNNNNNNNNNNNNNNNNNNNNNNNNNNNNNNNNNNNNNNNNNNNNNNNNNNNNNNNNNNNNNNNNNNNNNNNNNNNNNNNNNNNNNNNNNNNNNNNNNNNNNNNNNNNNNNNNNNNNNNNNNNNNNNNNNNNNNNNNNNNNNNNNNNNNNNNNNNNNNNNNNNNNNNNNNNNNNNNNNNNNNNNNNNNNNNNNNNNNNNNNNNNNNNNNNNNNNNNNNNNNNNNNNNNNNNNNNNNNNNNNNNNNNNNNNNNNNNNNNNNNNNNNNNNNNNNNNNNNNNNNNNNNNNNNNNNNNNNNNNNNNNNNNNNNNNNNNNNNNNNNNNNNNNNNNNNNNNNNNNNNNNNNNNNNNNNNNNNNNNNNNNNNNNNNNNNNNNNNNNNNNNNNNNNNNNNNNNNNNNNNNNNNNNNNNNNNNNNNNNNNNNNNNNNNNNNNNNNNNNNNNNNNNNNNNNNNNNNNNNNNNNNNNNNNNNNNNNNNNNNNNNNNNNNNNNNNNNNNNNNNNNNNNNNNNNNNNNNNNNNNNNNNNNNNNNNNNNNNNNNNNNNNNNNNNNNNNNNNNNNNNNNNNNNNNNNNNNNNNNNNNNNNNNNNNNNNNNNNNNNNNNNNNNNNNNNNNNNNNNNNNNNNNNNNNNNNNNNNNNNNNNNNNNNNNNNNNNNNNNNNNNNNNNNNNNNNNNNNNNNNNNNNNNNNNNNNNNNNNNNNNNNNNNNNNNNNNNNNNNNNNNNNNNNNNNNNNNNNNNNNNNNNNNNNNNNNNNNNNNNNNNNNNNNNNNNNNNNNNNNNNNNNNNNNNNNNNNNNNNNNNNNNNNNNNNNNNNNNNNNNNNNNNNNNNNNNNNNNNNNNNNNNNNNNNNNNNNNNNNNNNNNNNNNNNNNNNNNNNNNNNNNNNNNNNNNNNNNNNNNNNNNNNNNNNNNNNNNNNNNNNNNNNNNNNNNNNNNNNNNNNNNNNNNNNNNNNNNNNNNNNNNNNNNNNNNNNNNNNNNNNNNNNNNNNNNNNNNNNNNNNNNNNNNNNNNNNNNNNNNNNNNNNNNNNNNNNNNNNNNNNNNNNNNNNNNNNNNNNNNNNNNNNNNNNNNNNNNNNNNNNNNNNNNNTCTAGAGATTTAGCTTATTTCTCTCCTAATGTTATGTAACGGTCAGTGTATtcacttgtatatattttgcCTCTTGATCAATGAAATATATGCTCTCGAGGTTTACTTTCATATCGGTGGTTTTGTCGTGGAAAGGTGTGGAGAATTTGGTTGCACGTGTTGAGGTTagtatatctttttttttggataatgtGGCATGTAAAATTGTATTGTTACTTTCGATGTTGGTCCCCCCATGTCTGATTCAGTAATGTGGTCCCCCATATTTGTAGTTCTGTCGgactatttttttatgcatatgcTGTTAAAGTGGTCTTGCAATGTGGTCCACCATGTGAAtgtggtttttattttgtttaagtcAAGTGTTGttgcatgttttgtttattgCTTTGGTGATATAAGTCATACCCGTTATCTGGTTTAGTTATATAGGATatttatataagataaaatgttttataatttgaagTAACTTATAGGATCttattttataggttaaatattgttattgtcTTGAAAATGGAGGATaaatttgatgttgtttttCATCATGGAGGGAAGTTTATGAAGAATGGGTCACTTAAGTACGAGGGAGAAAGTACAACTTTCTCTTTTGACCCAGACTTTTGGAGTTATTTCCTTATTGTTAGTGTGGTAAAAGGACTTGGATATGATGGCTTTAAGGAGTTATGGTATTGTGTAGGGGGTGGTCAGGGATGAAACAAGAATGAGGAAGGGTGGTCAACGTAAAAGATGTGGAAATTGTAGAGAAATGGGTCACAATAGGAAGTCTTGTAAGAAATCAACCCAACAATCATTTGTCATTAACCAAACACAACAAAGTCAACCACCCAATGAACCAATCATGCCATCAACAAATGAGGATCAAGCATAGAAATTTAATGTAGTTTTAATTGTTGTAATAGAGGAATGAACCACCTTATTTTTGTATTCAGCACTTTAATACTTGTTGCTGTGATAGAGGATCAACCTCTGATTTTGGTATTCTGCACTTTTTGTATTCAGTACTAATCTATTGTAATAGAGGATGAACCTCTGATCTTGCTGGCTTTCTGCCATCTTTAATCTATTGCTGGGTTTCTGATTTTGCAATGTTGGTTATTTGGTTAAATATTTGCCATTTTTAATCTATTGACACTGTTGGTTATTTGGTATAATAACAGTCAGCAAAATATGACTTGCAGTCTTGCAGTGAAAATATGACTTGCAGTCTCAACTTATATATATACTGATTGatgtcaaatatttataatacaagTGGCTTGTAGTCTCAACTTATATTTGAGACTTGCAGTCTCAGCAAATATTTATATGACTTGCAGTGACAATATGACTAGCAGTCtcaaatatttacttattttgtaCTACTTATAAGGATCaacaacataataaaaattacagattcagattaaaaaaaacatctcATTCTCATTTCATTCACTCATCAACATCATTCAGATTACATTCTTACATATAACATTACAACGAATCATCCTATTCTCACTAACATTGAAACTAAAATCATCAttataacacaaaaaataacCCAACAAGATCAACCCCTTCATACACTTTTCGAGAAACAAGACTGATTTCTGTATCTTAACAATCATTTTCCTAGTACTCTCCAATTCTTCTCTGATGACCAAAGTTTCTTTCTTCCCTTCGCTCTTCACATAACGACCATTGTCCTCACTTCCAACATCTGTGcaccatttgaagaagttgcaCCCACCATCTTCACCACCATTCTGCAAACACATTTGAAGAAAATGCCCTAATCTCAGAAACGATACCATAAATGGAACGTATAGCTTGAATACAACATACCTTATACTTGGANCATCCCCAGAAATGTTTGCCTCGATTCTTCATAGTGTTCGCAGTTCTCATTACAGATCTTTGTCCACAATGGCAAATAGGGGTTTCGTTCCTTCTGCAAGTCGACGAACAGCAAGAGTACTCCTTTGACATCCTCTTCGAAGCTGCAACGACAACAAACTTGATTCCCACCAGACCCAACCTTGATTTCGCCAAAGAAGAACCACCCTTCGAAGAAGAACCACCACCCTTTATCAGCTTCAGCTCAACACCCTTCCACGAAGAAGAAACACCCTTTAACGCACatgtttttataaacttaaacttaatGTTCTTTCCCATTTTACCCTTACTTCATCTTAACCCacatgtttttttcattttaatccttaataaaaataaatagtcaCCACGTAATGCTGTGTTTCATTGCCACCTGTCTGTACCATTACAAGTACTGTTGCCAgcacaaaacatatttaacgcCGTTCACCAAAGTTCacggaatgtccttgattgaagtcaattttcaaatatagggacccaattgagcaTTTCTAAAAaacagggacctaattgaaaaaagacAGCAAAAATAAAGACCAATGAATGCATTTAAccttaaataaaaaacagaaacatattataaattaaataaaaattcaaaaaattattacatattaaaaattagctgataaataacaaatgaaaaaacatattaaattttaaataataattaaaaaaataaacatattataaattaaatagattaagacatataaaaaaattaactaataaataaaaaataacaaaaaatattaaaaactaaataataaaaaaaacataaatatattacaaattaagtaaaacttaaaaacattaatacGTATCAAAAatcaactaataaataaattataaaaaattattagaaactaaataataaataaaaaaacagaaatatattaaaaattaaataaaacttaaaaacactaacccatataaaaaattaaataataaataaaaaataaaaaaaacatattaaaatttaaataataaatataaaacattaacatattataaattaaataaaatataaaacattaacaCATATCAGGTAGGAACATGAAAAATGAGTATTATAatcttgttttaaaataataagatcaagtattttaatttaaaattgttcaataatataaaaaaaatctcataaacACGTCTAATAGTCTAAAACACTCACAATATCTCTAAAACTCATTTTCTGAGTTTTTCATTTTGTACCGTGTAAAGATTATGGAATTATGTCTATCAACCATTTACTTAATCAATCACATATTCATGATCATCATGTTCCTTTAATAatcatacatatacatatatttcaCACAAACATTACATAATATCACATGAAATCTTTGATTATacattaaacaattaaaaacatttttataagtCATCAgaaatcacataataacacaatTTCTTCATGGTATATTGATACTCATATTTAGGTAATTAAAACAACTATGAAACCTtcaccaaaataaaacaagtaatGCAAAAATACTACATTCAATCAAACCATTGTTGTTATCTCTAGAAGATTTCGTGTATAAAGTTGGATCCAAAAATTTTGCCATATCATTTGatattaataacattttgaCTTACCAAACCATGATTCTACTAACATTCTTAATGACATTGTTAATTCACATATGTTAACCAGAAAAATATCATTCATAATTAATTCTTATCATAGAAATCTTCatcaacttttataattaaatatcttatttcaCGCGAATTGAGATATTTCATAGAATTTAAACAATCTTCTTTTGAGTTACTACATAAGTGGAATGCATGCATACACACTTTCATCCACTCATCTATTTTCACCTACTCACATTATATACACGCAcacacattatatttttaactgaatgaaataaaatataattaactcaTTTTAATAGAGAATATaacttttagttaaaaaaattgaagcaactTTTGTCATAAATGTCTATTCTTATACATTGtattagtgaaaataaaaatacacatatGTGCTTAATTTTACTGttcaaattatcaattttttattttattttattacaattaccttgatgaataattataaatgaaaacgAACAAGATATCAATATTTAAGCAGAAATCATCTCAAAATATAATGACAAAATAATTCTTCATacaatctaattattttaattagaagtatttcttaaataaaacacACTCGATTTCTAACTAagaataattgatatttaaagaatactcttttgaataaaaaataacacttaCAAATAATACATGGGCAAAATCAACTGTAAAATAGGAAGAAtacttatgtatatatatagttatgaaacgttttcatatattttaaaccaaatgagATAGTTCAAAATTCAATTCCTAAGTGGAAGTCAGAGAATAAAAGGCTCCCCTGTTAAGAAGCAATTCGCAGATATCATGGTGTCCCCAAATTTTGGCCATGTACAAAGGGGTAGCACCCCTCTTATTCACAACATTTAGGTTCACACCCTTCTCAACCAACACTTGCACCGTCCCTACATCGCCGCTCTCCACCGCCATATGTAAGGGCACGTGACCTTCTTCGTCTTCACATTCCAAGTCCAAACCTGCTAATTCAACGAGCACCGCCATCACATCCTTGTGCCCTTTAAAAGCCGCAGCATGAAGCGCCGTCAAACCGTACTGATCGCGATACTTCACAGTTCCACCACCTTTTTGCAGCAGTGCCCTCACTTCATTCGCCTCCCCGTTCCTCGAAGCTTCAAATATTGCTTCTCCAAGTTCCACCACTTCTTtctgaacaaaaaaaaatgaataaagcaTTTTAAGTGATGGGCCAATTAATTTGGGTTGGGCTTTGGCTTCGGCTTTACTTACATTTGTGTTGGCATCATCTGCCACGTGTACTTCATCGGAGGCGTTGGGGCTGGGGACTATTCTCAACCCGGCTTCCAGGAGGAGGTGAACCATGTCGTCCGGCTTCAGCAGCTTTGTGGCGGCGCCGAGGAGCGATTCGGCTTCGGCGGGTGACATATCCGCGAGCATGGAACGCTGTCGTTTGATCAAGTTTCTAACGGCGTCAAGGTCTCCGCGCGTGACGGCATCGTTAAGGAGGAGGGGCCCCACGAAAGCAACCTTGAGCTTGATGTCCCGAGTTTTGAATCCGTAGGGGCGAGAGGCGAACCACGAGTTGATGGACTCGGGGTGAGTGGACCCGGACGAGTTCGCGGGGAA contains these protein-coding regions:
- the LOC106764149 gene encoding ankyrin repeat, PH and SEC7 domain containing protein secG, coding for MEEALVEVCEPAEVRIQFALNCKCRATVRLRSLNPTTPVAFKIQTSSPKKFLVNPPSGLIPPLSFSTFKVILKPQSHLPRSFPRSPSDRFLVKTAEFPANSSGSTHPESINSWFASRPYGFKTRDIKLKVAFVGPLLLNDAVTRGDLDAVRNLIKRQRSMLADMSPAEAESLLGAATKLLKPDDMVHLLLEAGLRIVPSPNASDEVHVADDANTNKEVVELGEAIFEASRNGEANEVRALLQKGGGTVKYRDQYGLTALHAAAFKGHKDVMAVLVELAGLDLECEDEEGHVPLHMAVESGDVGTVQVLVEKGVNLNVVNKRGATPLYMAKIWGHHDICELLLNRGAFYSLTST